In Candidatus Hydrogenedentota bacterium, the sequence GATGGAGAGATTGTCCGGCAGTCCTTTTCGCCTTCTGCGGCGTATAAGAGTGAGGGGCTTGTTCGCTGGGAGTCGTTGCGCGACGAACTCATGTACAAGAACCGATATTTTCTCGATGAGAAGATTGATGCTGATAGGCTAAGCCAGCTACTCGATCATCTGCCTGCCGACGACATGCCTGAAATTTGGTACAGAGCGCGCATTCAGACTAGCGACAAGCCATTTCCGATCACCGACATGGGGGCCCCTCCGAAGCACCTTGCCACGCACGGCCGCGCGAACCCTGCGGGTATCCCTTACCTGTATCTCGGGTCGAAGCCTGAGACGGCAGCGGCAGAAGTCCGTCCCCATACAGGAGAAGTTGCGTGCGTCGCCGATTTCAAAATCGCGAAGCTTGCCGCATGCGACCTACGTGATCCGCGCAGACTTGTTTCTCCGTTTCTCCTTGCGGACGCTGGCGCCATAGGTCAGATGCGGGCTGATATTCCATTCCTCGAGCGGCTAGGTGAGGAACTAACCCGCCCCGTATTGCCGCGAAGTGCTGCCATCGACTATCTTCCGAGCCAGTACCTATGCGAGTTCATCAAGAAATGCAATTACGATGGGGTTGTCTATCGCAGTTCAGTCAGTGACGGAATCAACCTTGCGCTGTTTACCCCCGCAAAGGCCGTTGCTGGCTCCGTTTCTCAGTTCAATATCGCTCGCGTTTCTGTCGAGGTAGCTCGGAT encodes:
- a CDS encoding RES family NAD+ phosphorylase, with the protein product MAEQYCCPECFDDRGLRKYIFPTLTSSSGRCSYCGSENVALVRPAQLADVFEMLISVYESDADGKSLVEWMKEDWRLFSHPKMDNAHAKELLGEILNDGEIVRQSFSPSAAYKSEGLVRWESLRDELMYKNRYFLDEKIDADRLSQLLDHLPADDMPEIWYRARIQTSDKPFPITDMGAPPKHLATHGRANPAGIPYLYLGSKPETAAAEVRPHTGEVACVADFKIAKLAACDLRDPRRLVSPFLLADAGAIGQMRADIPFLERLGEELTRPVLPRSAAIDYLPSQYLCEFIKKCNYDGVVYRSSVSDGINLALFTPAKAVAGSVSQFNIARVSVEVARIA